Proteins encoded by one window of Spirochaetaceae bacterium:
- a CDS encoding MoaD/ThiS family protein — translation MAERTTRRVVRVSYFALLRDETGRDEEQVATACATAGELYAELQERYRLSLPRERLRVAINATFADWDSALADGDLVVFIPPVAGG, via the coding sequence TGGTGCGGGTGAGCTACTTCGCGCTGTTGCGCGACGAGACGGGGCGCGACGAGGAACAGGTGGCGACCGCCTGCGCCACCGCCGGTGAGCTGTACGCGGAGCTGCAGGAGCGGTACCGCCTGTCGCTGCCGCGGGAACGGCTGCGGGTGGCGATCAACGCCACCTTCGCCGACTGGGACTCCGCGCTCGCCGACGGTGACCTGGTGGTGTTCATTCCCCCGGTGGCCGGCGGATGA